The region GAGTTAAAAAATATCCTAGATAAGTAGTTTAGTTTTATGCTTCTCTTATTTCACTTATTTTTTTCATCTCAATCATTATAAATATGGTAGTGATAACAAAAGAAATAAAATCAGAACAAGGTCCTGCTACCCAAACACCATCTAATCCAAAAAATTCAGGAAGTATAATAACCAGCGGCAGTAAAACTATTACTTGTCTTAAAAGACTTAAAAGCATTGATGTTTTAGCTTTTCCGACAGCTTGAAAATAATTTGTACAAACAGCCTGAGCCCCTACTACTGGCAGCATTATAAGAAAAATTGCTATTCCCCTAGTTCCTACTTTTATAAGATTTTTATCAGTTTTGTTGAATATAGATATGATTTGTGATGGAAATAATTCAGCAAATAAAAAGCCAATAATAGAAACACCTGTTGCCGCAATGACAGCATATAACAAAGCTTTTTTTACTCTTTTTATACTTTTTGCTCCATAGTTGTACCCTATAATCGGCTGTGAGCCTTGATTTATACCAAGTATTGGCATAAAAATAAGCATTGCAACACTATTTATAAGCGAAAATGCTCCTATAGCAGTATCACCACCATAATAAGCTAATCTCTTGTTAAAGGTAATCGTAATTAGACTTGCTGCAAGCTGCATAGCAAAAGGTGACATTCCTATAGAAACTATTTCTCTTACAAATTCCTTTTTCAATTTTATATTAGCTTTCTTTAGTTTTAAGAAACTCTTTCCTCTTATAAAATAATTTAAAACCCATACAGAGCAAACAGTCTGTGATACTATAGTTGCTAAAGCTGATCCCCTTACTCCTAACTTGAACACAAAAATAAAAATAGGGTTCATAATAAAATTCAAAATAGCTCCTATAAGCATAGTTTTCATTGCCATTTTAGGATCTCCTTCAGACCTCATTGTAGCATTAAGACCAAAGCCCATATTCTGAAGAACTACTCCCAGTAAAATTATAAATCCAAACTGCTTTGCATAAGGCATAGTTTCCTTACTAGCTCCTAATAATTTAAGCAGTGGTTCAAGAAATATTATTCCAAAAAATGTTACCATAAGTGAAAATATAATCAAAAGCGTAAATGTATTGCCAAGTATCTTTTCTGCCTGTCTAACTTTTTTCTGTCCAAGTTTTATTGAGACAAGAGCAGCGCATCCAATACCACCAAGCATACCAAAAGCAAGTATAATATTGCTTATAGGATATGTAACTGCTACCCCTGAAAGGGCTGTAGAATTTACCCCTCTTCCCACAAAAATTCTGTCAACTATACTGTATAAGCCATTTACTAACATTCCTATTATAGATGGTATAGAAAACTTTAAAAGAAGCTTAACAATACTCTCATCCGCAAGTTCATTAGGTGCATCCATTGTATATTGCATGACAAAATCATATTCTGTTTTGTCATACTTCCCCCCATTCCTTAAATTTTGCAAAATAAAAAGGCTGTTCATAGTAGCAGCCGAATTTTCATATTATAAATTAAACTCAATAAATTTAACTTTTTATTACTTAAGAATATCATAAAATTTAATATGTGTCTACATAACTTATTTAACAAATTAGGAAAAAATGATATAATTAACATTAATATTAGTCTTGTAATTATACTTAAATGGAGGTTAAGCTTTATGATAATTGGTCACAATTTGGCAGCAAGTAAGGTTCTTTACTTTTTAAATATAAACCAAATGCATATGCAAAAAGCAATGTTTAGATTATCTACCGGTAAGAGAATAAACAGTGCTGCGGATGATCCGGCTGGTCTTACA is a window of Clostridium pasteurianum DNA encoding:
- a CDS encoding MATE family efflux transporter, with amino-acid sequence MDAPNELADESIVKLLLKFSIPSIIGMLVNGLYSIVDRIFVGRGVNSTALSGVAVTYPISNIILAFGMLGGIGCAALVSIKLGQKKVRQAEKILGNTFTLLIIFSLMVTFFGIIFLEPLLKLLGASKETMPYAKQFGFIILLGVVLQNMGFGLNATMRSEGDPKMAMKTMLIGAILNFIMNPIFIFVFKLGVRGSALATIVSQTVCSVWVLNYFIRGKSFLKLKKANIKLKKEFVREIVSIGMSPFAMQLAASLITITFNKRLAYYGGDTAIGAFSLINSVAMLIFMPILGINQGSQPIIGYNYGAKSIKRVKKALLYAVIAATGVSIIGFLFAELFPSQIISIFNKTDKNLIKVGTRGIAIFLIMLPVVGAQAVCTNYFQAVGKAKTSMLLSLLRQVIVLLPLVIILPEFFGLDGVWVAGPCSDFISFVITTIFIMIEMKKISEIREA